A genomic region of Fundulus heteroclitus isolate FHET01 chromosome 24, MU-UCD_Fhet_4.1, whole genome shotgun sequence contains the following coding sequences:
- the LOC105916436 gene encoding cytochrome b-245 heavy chain — protein sequence MGNFVANEGLSIFVILVWLGINAFLFVHFYMAFLVDRWFYTRVLLGHALSWARAPAACLNFNCMLVLLPVCRNLLSFLRGTIQCCSRTAARQLDRNLTFHKLVAYMIAFHTAVHIIAHLFNFEFFMDAQLNRNSSHLPFILSEIGSGDNASFLNPIRSNETSPTIVMFTTIAGLTGVAITLALILIITSSMEVIRRSYFEVFWYTHHLFIVFFIGLVFHGYGRIVRGQTPLSLQTNSPNVCASSFEDWGKNESGCAVPVFAGNPPGTWKWVLGPMILYVCERLVRIYRSHQKVVITKVVMHPSKTLELQMKKKGFAMEVGQYVFIQCPSVSRLEWHPFTLTSAPEEDYFSAHIRIVGDWTQALYEACGGDKPEQQEAWKLPKVAIDGPFGTASEDVFRYEVVMLVGAGIGVTPFASILKSVWYKHIQNNQDVFTKKIYFYWLCPETQAFEWFADLLQSLERQMADKDMADFLSYNIYLTRWKETEAAHFRVHHEAENDPITGLKQKTLYGKPNWDNEFSNIALKHPRSKVGVFLCGPPQLGKSLETQCLSHSEADVKFIFNKENF from the exons ATGGGCAACTTTGTCGCCAACGAGGGACTCTCCATCTTTGTTATT CTGGTATGGCTGGGAATCAACGCCTTCCTGTTCGTCCATTTCTACATGGCCTTCCTGGTGGACCGCTGGTTCTACACAAGGGTGCTGCTCGGG CACGCCTTGTCCTGGGCCAGAGCTCCCGCCGCCTGCCTCAACTTCAACTGCATGCTGGTGCTGCTGCCGGTCTGCAGGAACCTGCTGTCCTTCCTGCGAGGCACCATCCAG TGCTGCAGCCGGACGGCGGCTCGGCAGCTCGACCGAAACCTCACGTTCCACAAACTGGTGGCGTACATGATCGCCTTCCATACAG cggTACACATTATCGCACACTTGTTCAACTTTGAGTTCTTCATGGACGCTCAGCTGAATCGCAACAGCAGCCATCTGCCCTTCATCCTGTCTGAGATCGGCTCCGGGGACAACGCCTCCTTCCTGAACCCCATCAGGAGCAACGAGACG AGCCCCACCATCGTCATGTTCACCACCATCGCCGGGCTGACGGGCGTGGCCATCACGCTGGccctcatcctcatcatcacTTCGTCCATGGAGGTCATCCGCAGGTCGTACTTCGAGGTCTTCTGGTACACGCACCATCTCTTCATCGTCTTCTTCATCGGCCTGGTCTTCCACGGCTACGG ACGAATCGTGCGAGGACAGACGCCGCTCAGCCTGCAGACCAACAGTCCCAACGTCTGCGCCAGCAGCTTCGAGGACTGGGGTAAAAACGAGTCGGGCTGTGCCGTGCCCGTGTTCGCAGGAAACCCGCCGGGG ACGTGGAAGTGGGTGCTGGGCCCCATGATCCTGTACGTGTGCGAGAGGCTCGTGCGCATCTATCGGTCCCATCAGAAAGTGGTCATCACCAAG GTGGTGATGCATCCCTCCAAGACCCTGGAGCTGCAGATGAAGAAGAAAGGCTTCGCCATGGAGGTGGGACAGTACGTCTTCATCCAGTGTCCGTCCGTCTCCAGACTGGAGTGGCACCCCTTCACCCTGACCTCCGCCCCGGAGGAGGACTACTTCAGCGCCCACATCCGCATCGTGGGAGACTGGACCCAGGCGCTGTACGAGGCCTGCGGAGGAGACAAGCCGGAGCAGCAGGAGGCCTGGAAATTACCCAA GGTGGCCATAGACGGCCCGTTTGGTACGGCCAGTGAGGACGTGTTCCGCTACGAGGTGGTGATGCTGGTGGGAGCAGGAATCGGAGTGACTCCCTTCGCCTCCATCCTCAAATCCGTGTGGTACAAACACATCCAGAACAACCAGGACGTCTTCACCAAGAAG ATCTACTTCTACTGGCTGTGTCCCGAGACTCAGGCCTTCGAGTGGTTCGCCGACCTGCTGCAGTCCCTGGAGCGCCAGATGGCGGACAAAGACATGGCCGACTTCCTCAGCTACAACATCTACCTGACCCGCTGGAAGGAGACGGAG GCGGCTCATTTCCGCGTCCACCACGAGGCGGAGAACGACCCGATCACAGGGCTCAAACAGAAGACGCTGTACGGGAAGCCGAACTGGGACAACGAGTTCAGCAACATCGCACTGAAGCACCCCAG ATCAAAGGTTGGCGTGTTCCTGTGTGGTCCACCTCAGCTGGGGAAGTCTCTGGAGACGCAGTGCCTGTCTCACTCCGAGGCCGACGTCAAGTTCATCTTCAACAAGGAGAACTTCTGA